One Pseudodesulfovibrio cashew DNA window includes the following coding sequences:
- a CDS encoding sigma-54-dependent transcriptional regulator — protein MTAARILVVEDEQIARENLTHVLTGAGHNVTAMISAEEGLRELDKREYDLVVTDLMLPGMDGIELLERARARYPSLMVIVVTGHATVANAVKAMQKGAHSYIAKPLKLDELRLQVERAIEQHALSVEVLRLRKLIAQGKSDFPMVGQSDDFVKLKDTVRQLAQMNCNVLIQGETGTGKELIAQGIHELSQRSDERFMAINCGTFTPELMDKELFGHEKEAFTGANRGQKGILEVADGGTVFFDEIGELELNMQVKLLRVLQERKFLRVGGTREIPVDIRVVAATNCDLRELVEKGEFRQDLYYRLNVVTLQAPPLREHREDIPILIGHFLEKHRQPGQSITSIAQDTLDILMRYPFPGNVRELENIVQRALALGQGQSFTPDLLPEEIGMAKAEAPLPTLEEVEKAHIRKVIAAAGGNKTQAARILGIDRVSLWRKIKRYHLE, from the coding sequence ATGACCGCAGCGCGCATCCTGGTAGTCGAAGACGAGCAGATCGCCCGTGAGAATCTGACTCACGTCCTGACGGGCGCCGGACACAATGTCACGGCCATGATTTCCGCCGAGGAAGGGCTCAGGGAGTTGGACAAGCGGGAGTACGATCTGGTCGTCACCGACCTGATGCTCCCGGGCATGGACGGCATTGAACTGCTGGAACGCGCCCGCGCCCGTTATCCGTCGTTGATGGTCATCGTGGTTACCGGGCATGCCACCGTGGCCAACGCGGTCAAGGCCATGCAGAAGGGTGCGCACTCCTACATCGCCAAGCCTCTCAAGCTCGACGAACTCCGCCTTCAGGTGGAGCGCGCCATCGAGCAGCACGCCCTGTCCGTGGAGGTCCTGCGGCTGCGCAAACTCATCGCCCAGGGCAAGAGCGATTTTCCTATGGTCGGGCAGAGCGACGACTTCGTGAAGCTCAAGGACACGGTCCGGCAACTGGCCCAGATGAACTGCAACGTGCTTATCCAGGGCGAGACCGGCACCGGCAAGGAGCTCATAGCCCAGGGTATCCACGAACTCAGCCAGCGCTCGGACGAGCGGTTCATGGCCATCAACTGCGGAACCTTTACCCCGGAGTTGATGGACAAGGAGTTGTTCGGCCACGAGAAGGAAGCCTTCACAGGCGCCAACAGGGGCCAAAAGGGCATCCTCGAAGTTGCCGATGGCGGCACTGTCTTTTTTGACGAGATCGGCGAGCTGGAGCTGAACATGCAGGTCAAGCTGCTGCGGGTGCTGCAGGAGCGCAAGTTCCTGCGGGTCGGCGGTACCAGAGAGATTCCGGTGGATATCCGCGTGGTGGCGGCCACCAACTGCGACCTGCGCGAGCTGGTGGAAAAGGGCGAATTTCGCCAGGACCTATACTACCGGCTCAACGTGGTCACTCTCCAGGCTCCGCCCCTGCGTGAGCACCGCGAGGACATCCCGATCCTCATCGGCCATTTCCTGGAGAAGCATCGCCAGCCCGGGCAGAGCATCACTTCGATCGCCCAGGATACCCTGGACATTCTCATGCGCTACCCGTTCCCGGGCAACGTGCGCGAGCTGGAGAATATCGTTCAGCGGGCGCTGGCACTGGGGCAGGGGCAGTCGTTCACCCCGGACCTGCTCCCCGAGGAGATCGGCATGGCCAAGGCCGAGGCCCCGCTGCCCACCCTGGAAGAGGTGGAGAAGGCGCATATCCGCAAGGTTATCGCCGCAGCCGGGGGCAACAAGACTCAGGCCGCGCGGATTCTCGGTATCGACAGGGTCTCCCTCTGGAGAAAGATCAAGCGTTATCACCTGGAGTAG
- a CDS encoding sensor histidine kinase, translated as MVRPNLRHTIIIGIAIFTLAFGGIGLLSLSNINQLQQEVILVERADDLRNLILEIRREEKNFFLYRDRAFFTVGRENLQKVRTALDALSEEIGEPGGMTHGEAMAKGLERYGELLDRLSKAPALPEENTLAAKALRETGQEIVEHSRAIAEFERESILGINQKLRMTLVISMGVIAVVVLALVAFVTRSILGPLRKVQEATRSIAQGTFVPLTVRNAHDEIQQVFVALNSMVEELKKRQIQLVQAQKLSSIGTLASGIAHQLNNPLNNISTSAQILEEETGGQSEFADKMMRNITQETIRARDIVKGLLEFSRHKDFSPAPYPIKSVLESSVRLVSSQVGPRITVNVDVPDNIVLMVDRQRLQEAFINLIINAIQAIGGGEGVIDIQAYTEDEHEVIAISDTGEGMSADTLQRIFDPFFSTKEVGQGTGLGLFIVYGIIDKHQGSIRAESAPGEGTTFFIRLPLLREGVA; from the coding sequence ATGGTCAGACCCAATCTCAGACATACCATCATCATCGGGATCGCGATCTTCACGCTCGCCTTCGGCGGCATAGGATTGCTCTCGCTCTCCAACATCAATCAGTTGCAGCAGGAGGTCATCCTGGTCGAACGGGCCGATGACCTGCGCAACCTGATCCTCGAAATCCGGCGTGAGGAGAAGAACTTCTTTCTCTACAGGGACCGGGCATTTTTTACGGTGGGGCGTGAAAACCTGCAAAAGGTCAGGACCGCGCTGGACGCCTTGTCCGAGGAGATCGGCGAGCCGGGGGGCATGACTCACGGCGAAGCCATGGCCAAGGGGTTGGAGCGCTACGGCGAACTGCTCGACCGGCTCAGCAAGGCTCCAGCCCTCCCCGAGGAGAATACGCTGGCCGCCAAAGCCTTGCGCGAGACCGGGCAGGAGATTGTGGAGCACTCCCGCGCCATCGCCGAGTTCGAGCGGGAGAGCATCCTGGGGATCAACCAAAAGCTGCGCATGACCCTGGTGATCTCCATGGGCGTCATCGCGGTGGTCGTGCTCGCCCTGGTGGCCTTTGTCACCCGGAGCATTCTCGGGCCCCTGCGCAAGGTGCAGGAAGCCACGCGCAGCATCGCCCAAGGCACCTTCGTCCCCCTGACCGTGCGTAACGCCCACGATGAGATCCAGCAGGTGTTCGTCGCCCTGAACTCCATGGTCGAGGAACTCAAGAAGCGCCAGATCCAGTTGGTGCAGGCGCAGAAGCTCTCCTCCATCGGTACGCTGGCATCGGGCATCGCCCATCAGCTCAACAACCCGCTGAACAACATCTCCACCTCCGCCCAGATTCTGGAGGAGGAGACCGGCGGGCAGAGCGAGTTCGCCGACAAGATGATGCGCAACATCACCCAGGAGACCATCCGCGCCAGGGACATCGTCAAGGGGCTGCTGGAGTTCTCCCGGCACAAGGATTTTTCGCCAGCGCCCTATCCCATCAAGTCCGTGCTGGAGAGCTCGGTGCGGCTGGTCTCCAGCCAGGTCGGCCCCAGGATTACCGTGAATGTGGACGTTCCGGACAACATCGTGCTGATGGTGGATCGGCAGCGCCTTCAGGAGGCTTTCATCAACCTGATCATCAATGCCATACAGGCCATTGGCGGCGGGGAAGGTGTCATCGACATCCAGGCGTACACCGAGGACGAGCATGAGGTCATCGCCATCTCCGACACCGGGGAGGGCATGTCCGCCGACACGCTCCAGCGCATCTTCGATCCCTTTTTCTCCACCAAGGAGGTGGGCCAGGGAACCGGGCTCGGTCTGTTCATCGTCTACGGCATCATCGACAAGCACCAGGGCTCCATCCGGGCCGAGAGCGCTCCGGGCGAAGGAACCACCTTTTTCATTCGCCTGCCTCTGCTTCGGGAGGGGGTGGCATGA
- a CDS encoding methylglyoxal synthase: protein MDSVKNIAVVAHDNCKDELLDFLDCNRDAILQHNLVATGTTGRLVEELLSSGAAEHGGKKVTRLKSGPLGGDQQLGALIADGGVDILFFFWDPMEPQPHDVDVKALLRLAVLYNIPTASNRSSAEFLISSVFFDKEFSIKSGRFFDYANRKLA, encoded by the coding sequence ATGGACAGCGTTAAAAACATTGCCGTGGTGGCTCACGACAACTGCAAGGACGAGCTCCTGGATTTTCTCGATTGCAACCGCGACGCCATCCTCCAGCACAACCTAGTGGCAACCGGTACTACCGGACGGCTGGTGGAGGAGCTGCTCAGCAGTGGGGCGGCAGAGCACGGGGGCAAAAAGGTCACCCGGCTGAAGTCCGGCCCCCTGGGCGGCGACCAGCAGCTCGGCGCGTTGATCGCGGACGGCGGAGTGGACATCCTGTTCTTCTTCTGGGACCCCATGGAGCCCCAGCCGCACGACGTGGACGTAAAGGCCCTGCTCCGGCTTGCCGTTCTCTATAACATCCCCACCGCCAGCAATCGTTCCTCGGCCGAGTTCCTTATTTCCTCCGTGTTTTTCGACAAGGAATTCAGTATCAAGAGTGGGAGATTCTTCGATTACGCCAACCGGAAGCTGGCGTAG
- a CDS encoding glucan biosynthesis protein, with protein sequence MLFRYMTAMRPPASLPCLCKGQVLLLWTVLALIWTAAPAQAEAEKAAPFSRQTVVDKARQLNKTPFDPAAGQVPQALLDLDYDAWRDIRFRPEKALWKNEKLPFQLQFFHPGLFYDRVVPIHIVTKGNAKPLPFDSSLFDYGDNHTVPEQIPDQFGFAGFRIHGPINTTKYFDEIAVFLGASYFRAVAKGQVYGLSARGLAIDTAQPDGEEFPYFREFWIEKPTRKSSSLTVHALLDSKSCTGAYTFVIRGGKTTTMDVTATLFMRAPVAKIGIAPLTSMFLFGENTDERKVRDFRPEVHDSDGLLIRNETGEWFWRPLDNPVNLEVNAFQADNVRGFGLLQRDHDFNHYQDLEANQERRPSLWVEPKGNWGKGHVELVAIPTDKEIHDNIVAFWTPDDALPIGVAQTYEYRLNWHAGRFTHPPLGYATASRSGDVEGGGKRFVIDFNSKALQLLRQPTPIEGVVTCGKGAAVSGLHVEKNPHTGGWRLSFVIKSDEEPSALEKVLPNRRTPIDIRAFLRLKDTTLTETWNYAYHP encoded by the coding sequence ATGCTCTTTCGATACATGACCGCGATGCGGCCTCCCGCATCGCTCCCTTGTTTATGTAAGGGACAGGTCCTGCTGCTCTGGACCGTTCTCGCACTGATCTGGACCGCCGCACCGGCGCAGGCCGAAGCGGAAAAAGCCGCGCCCTTCTCCCGCCAGACAGTGGTGGACAAGGCCCGGCAGCTGAACAAGACCCCGTTCGACCCCGCCGCCGGGCAGGTGCCCCAAGCCCTGCTCGACCTCGACTATGATGCCTGGCGCGACATCCGCTTCCGCCCGGAAAAGGCGCTCTGGAAGAACGAAAAGCTCCCCTTCCAGTTGCAGTTCTTCCATCCCGGCCTGTTCTACGACCGGGTGGTGCCCATCCACATCGTCACCAAGGGAAACGCAAAACCTCTGCCCTTTGACAGCTCCCTGTTCGACTACGGGGACAACCACACCGTGCCCGAGCAGATTCCCGACCAATTCGGCTTTGCGGGTTTCCGCATCCACGGCCCCATCAACACGACGAAATACTTCGACGAGATAGCGGTCTTCCTGGGCGCGAGCTATTTCCGCGCCGTGGCCAAGGGGCAGGTCTACGGCCTCTCCGCCAGGGGGCTGGCCATAGACACGGCCCAGCCGGACGGCGAGGAATTCCCCTATTTTCGCGAATTCTGGATTGAAAAGCCCACGCGCAAAAGCTCAAGCCTGACCGTGCACGCCCTGCTGGACAGCAAGAGCTGCACCGGGGCCTACACCTTCGTCATCCGGGGCGGAAAGACAACCACCATGGACGTCACGGCCACCCTCTTCATGCGCGCCCCGGTGGCCAAAATCGGCATCGCCCCCCTGACCAGCATGTTCCTGTTCGGGGAGAACACCGACGAACGCAAGGTCCGGGACTTCCGGCCAGAGGTCCACGACTCCGACGGCCTGCTCATCAGGAACGAGACCGGCGAATGGTTCTGGCGCCCCCTGGACAACCCCGTGAACCTGGAAGTGAACGCCTTCCAGGCGGACAACGTGCGCGGCTTCGGCCTGCTCCAGCGCGACCACGACTTCAACCACTACCAGGACCTGGAAGCCAACCAGGAGCGCAGACCCAGCCTGTGGGTCGAGCCCAAGGGCAACTGGGGCAAGGGTCATGTGGAGCTGGTCGCCATCCCCACGGACAAGGAAATCCATGACAATATCGTGGCTTTCTGGACGCCGGACGATGCTCTGCCCATCGGCGTGGCCCAGACCTACGAATACCGCCTGAACTGGCACGCGGGCCGTTTCACCCATCCCCCGCTCGGCTACGCCACGGCCAGCCGGTCCGGCGACGTGGAGGGCGGCGGAAAGCGGTTCGTCATCGACTTCAACAGCAAGGCCCTCCAGCTCCTGCGGCAGCCGACCCCCATCGAGGGGGTGGTCACCTGCGGCAAGGGCGCTGCCGTTTCGGGTCTGCACGTGGAAAAGAACCCCCATACCGGGGGCTGGCGTCTCTCCTTCGTCATCAAGTCCGACGAGGAACCCTCGGCTCTGGAAAAAGTCCTGCCCAACCGCAGGACTCCCATCGACATCCGAGCTTTTCTCCGCCTCAAGGATACCACTCTGACGGAAACCTGGAACTATGCCTATCACCCCTGA
- the mdoH gene encoding glucans biosynthesis glucosyltransferase MdoH, with amino-acid sequence MTDKMHETGWRRAADRRRFVLGLLILIPSALASAYVGSVLPEKGSTLLELAIIIVYSILFAWISVGFWTAIMGCFTLLRRYDRFTISHAQNEPLEPGPTPRTAVLFPICNEDTPRVMAGIKTTYLSLQRAEGADNFDIHILSDSSGADKWMEEEAAWAELVNELGAQGRIFYRNRKVNLKRKSGNVADFCRRHGKAYTYMAVFDADSVMSGETLDAMVRIMERRRKVGILQTAPACFGRDTLLGRLQQFANRVYGPMFAAGLSFWQLGDAQYWGHNALIRIEPFMRHCGLPRLSGKPPLGGDILSHDFVEAALMRRAGWGVWLAFDLPGSWEECPPNLLSELKRDRRWCQGNLQHLRLLFSEGLFPAHRVLFLNGAMSYASALLWFLFLMLSSAEAVLQAIVGPSYFTATKSLFPAWPVWQPLWALVLLATTGVLLFLPKIISYLLILFKTRQSRLFGGPLRLLVSIALEVFFSAMLAPVRMLFHSKFVLITLLGMKIGWGSQQRDDRPTSWWEATRFHLGGVLFGILWGGVVWLYSPLFFWWIAPIVLPLVLAIPLSVLTSHDGPGRWLRRKKLLLIPEESAPAQEIQDVTRFTERMEAASVPLGLPREAGFLRALLDPGVNALRRSLQSGTRASLSPEAEARRDQIVEKTLREGPGSLTPGEKRLLLHDPERLLTLHRQAWTLDDGNLRRQWVEDLQR; translated from the coding sequence ATGACCGATAAAATGCATGAAACCGGCTGGCGCAGGGCCGCCGACAGACGCCGCTTCGTCCTCGGCCTGCTCATCCTGATCCCGTCAGCTCTGGCCAGCGCCTACGTTGGCTCGGTCCTGCCGGAAAAGGGCTCCACCCTGCTGGAGCTGGCCATCATCATCGTCTATTCCATCCTGTTCGCCTGGATTTCCGTGGGATTCTGGACGGCCATCATGGGGTGCTTCACCCTGCTTCGGCGCTATGACAGGTTCACCATCAGCCATGCGCAGAACGAACCGCTGGAGCCGGGCCCGACACCGCGCACAGCAGTGCTCTTCCCCATCTGCAACGAGGACACGCCTCGGGTCATGGCCGGAATCAAGACCACCTATCTCTCCCTGCAAAGGGCAGAGGGCGCGGACAATTTCGACATCCACATCCTGAGCGACTCCAGCGGCGCGGACAAATGGATGGAAGAAGAGGCGGCCTGGGCCGAACTGGTCAATGAATTGGGCGCGCAGGGGCGCATCTTCTACCGCAACCGCAAGGTCAATCTGAAGCGCAAGAGCGGCAACGTGGCGGACTTCTGCCGCCGCCACGGCAAGGCATACACCTACATGGCGGTCTTTGACGCGGACAGCGTCATGTCCGGCGAGACCCTCGACGCCATGGTCCGCATCATGGAGCGCAGGCGCAAGGTCGGTATCCTGCAGACCGCGCCCGCCTGCTTTGGACGCGATACCCTGCTCGGACGGCTCCAGCAGTTCGCCAACCGCGTGTACGGTCCCATGTTCGCGGCCGGTCTGTCCTTCTGGCAGCTGGGCGACGCCCAGTACTGGGGACACAACGCCCTGATCCGCATCGAGCCCTTCATGCGCCACTGCGGACTGCCCAGGCTCTCGGGCAAGCCGCCGCTGGGCGGCGACATCCTCAGCCACGACTTTGTGGAGGCCGCGCTCATGCGTCGGGCGGGCTGGGGAGTCTGGCTCGCCTTCGACCTGCCCGGAAGCTGGGAGGAGTGCCCGCCCAACCTGCTCTCCGAACTCAAGCGGGACCGCCGCTGGTGCCAGGGCAACCTCCAGCACCTCCGCCTGCTCTTTTCCGAAGGGCTGTTTCCGGCCCACCGGGTCCTGTTCCTCAACGGGGCCATGAGCTACGCCTCGGCCCTGCTCTGGTTCCTGTTCCTGATGCTCTCCTCGGCGGAGGCCGTGCTCCAGGCAATCGTCGGCCCCAGCTACTTCACGGCCACCAAGTCCCTGTTCCCGGCCTGGCCAGTTTGGCAGCCGCTCTGGGCGCTGGTCCTCCTGGCCACCACCGGCGTACTGCTCTTCCTGCCCAAGATCATCAGCTACCTGCTGATCCTGTTCAAGACCCGCCAGTCTCGCTTGTTTGGCGGCCCGCTGCGCCTGCTGGTCAGTATCGCCCTGGAGGTATTCTTCTCCGCCATGCTGGCTCCCGTCCGCATGCTCTTCCATAGCAAGTTCGTCCTCATCACTCTGCTGGGCATGAAGATCGGCTGGGGATCGCAGCAACGGGACGACCGCCCCACCTCCTGGTGGGAGGCGACCCGCTTCCACCTCGGCGGCGTGCTCTTCGGCATCCTCTGGGGCGGCGTGGTCTGGCTTTACTCTCCCCTCTTCTTCTGGTGGATCGCGCCCATCGTCCTGCCCCTAGTGCTGGCCATCCCCCTCTCGGTGCTCACCAGCCACGACGGCCCGGGACGTTGGCTGCGCCGCAAGAAGCTGCTGCTCATCCCGGAGGAATCGGCCCCGGCGCAGGAAATCCAAGACGTTACCCGCTTCACCGAACGAATGGAGGCCGCCTCAGTGCCCCTGGGCCTGCCACGCGAAGCCGGATTCCTGCGGGCCCTGCTCGACCCGGGCGTCAACGCCCTTCGCCGAAGCCTGCAATCAGGGACTCGCGCCTCCCTGTCCCCGGAAGCGGAGGCCAGACGCGATCAAATCGTGGAAAAAACATTGCGGGAAGGTCCCGGCAGCCTCACGCCGGGAGAGAAGCGACTCCTGCTCCACGACCCCGAACGGCTTCTCACGCTGCACAGGCAGGCCTGGACGCTGGATGACGGGAACCTGCGCAGACAATGGGTGGAGGACCTTCAGAGATAG
- a CDS encoding LysR family transcriptional regulator, which yields MELYQLASFVAVAEEGNMTRAAARLNVSQPAVSAQIKALEEELGITLFQRTSKGMELTGEGERLKEKAGGVLRGMADFRNEAERIVGGGHGVITLGANTDPRLLRLKEVHSLLSRRYPGLSLVVKETMSWDVVSELRSGGIDLGFSYFLPEDDGVEARLLGEIELAVVAPEAWREALADADAGKIAEFPWVWTSDHCPMNRVLTALFADIGARPKKTVVVDQESAILKFVADEVGLGVMPLSKANEVASAYGIAPVMLLEKRLSLYLLSLGKRDGEMNLTAMKDVIGEVWT from the coding sequence ATGGAATTATACCAGCTTGCGTCTTTTGTCGCCGTCGCGGAAGAAGGGAATATGACCCGCGCGGCGGCCAGGCTCAACGTGAGCCAGCCTGCGGTGAGCGCCCAGATCAAGGCCCTGGAGGAGGAACTCGGCATCACGCTTTTCCAACGGACTTCCAAAGGTATGGAGCTGACCGGCGAGGGGGAGCGCCTGAAGGAAAAGGCCGGGGGCGTGTTGCGGGGTATGGCCGATTTTCGGAACGAAGCCGAAAGGATCGTGGGCGGCGGACATGGCGTAATCACCCTTGGAGCCAACACCGACCCTCGTCTACTGCGCCTGAAGGAGGTTCATTCCCTGCTGTCGCGGCGGTATCCGGGCCTGTCCCTGGTCGTAAAGGAGACCATGAGCTGGGATGTCGTGAGCGAGCTGCGTTCCGGTGGCATCGACCTGGGGTTTTCCTATTTCCTGCCTGAAGACGACGGGGTTGAAGCGCGGCTTCTAGGCGAGATCGAGCTGGCCGTCGTCGCACCCGAGGCCTGGCGGGAAGCGCTTGCGGACGCGGATGCAGGGAAAATCGCCGAGTTCCCGTGGGTCTGGACCAGTGACCATTGCCCCATGAACAGGGTTCTGACGGCGTTGTTCGCCGACATCGGGGCGCGCCCGAAAAAGACCGTTGTTGTGGACCAGGAGTCGGCCATCCTGAAGTTCGTCGCCGATGAGGTCGGCCTCGGCGTCATGCCGCTTTCCAAGGCCAACGAGGTCGCCAGCGCCTATGGCATCGCACCTGTCATGCTTCTCGAGAAGCGCCTCAGCCTGTATCTGCTTTCCCTTGGGAAGCGGGACGGAGAGATGAATCTTACTGCCATGAAGGACGTCATCGGAGAGGTCTGGACCTAG